A stretch of the Paenibacillus dendritiformis genome encodes the following:
- the cas2 gene encoding CRISPR-associated endonuclease Cas2, giving the protein MLVLITYDVSTTSIAGQRRLRKVAKLCQNYGQRVQNSVFECNVDAAQFASLKIQLIDMIDEQEDSLRFYQLGNNYKSKVEHIGVKASIDMEGTLIF; this is encoded by the coding sequence TTGTTGGTACTAATCACTTATGATGTCAGCACGACCAGTATTGCCGGGCAGCGCAGGTTACGTAAAGTCGCAAAGTTATGCCAAAATTATGGTCAGAGAGTGCAAAACTCTGTTTTTGAATGCAATGTAGACGCAGCTCAGTTCGCCAGCTTGAAGATCCAACTTATCGATATGATCGATGAACAGGAAGATAGCCTGCGATTTTATCAATTAGGAAACAACTACAAAAGCAAGGTGGAGCATATTGGTGTGAAGGCATCGATCGATATGGAAGGGACCCTAATTTTCTAG
- the sigK gene encoding RNA polymerase sporulation sigma factor SigK: MTGLFAAIAVFIKQLTLLVSYVKNNAFPQPLAEEDEMKHLQRMAEGNAQSRNTLIEHNLRLVAHIVKKFDNTGEDLEDLISIGTIGLIKAIESFQPNKGTKLATFAARCIENEILMHLRSLKKTRKDVSLHDPIGTDKEGNEITLIDILGTDGDEVVDKVQLKIEKSKIYRNLDILDEREQEVIRGRFGLDGGGEERTQREIAKELGISRSYVSRIEKRALMKLYHEFYKNKGHL; the protein is encoded by the coding sequence ATGACGGGTTTATTTGCTGCAATCGCCGTGTTCATCAAGCAATTGACGCTGCTTGTATCCTACGTCAAGAACAATGCGTTTCCGCAGCCGTTGGCGGAAGAGGATGAGATGAAGCATTTGCAGCGGATGGCGGAAGGCAATGCACAGTCGCGCAACACGCTCATTGAGCACAATCTCCGCCTGGTTGCGCATATCGTGAAGAAATTCGACAACACCGGAGAAGACTTGGAGGATTTGATTTCCATCGGCACAATCGGACTTATCAAAGCGATCGAGAGCTTCCAGCCGAACAAGGGAACGAAGCTGGCGACCTTCGCCGCCCGCTGCATCGAGAACGAGATCTTGATGCATCTTCGCTCTTTGAAAAAGACGCGCAAAGATGTCTCCCTTCATGATCCGATCGGGACGGACAAGGAAGGCAACGAAATCACGCTAATCGATATTCTTGGCACGGACGGCGATGAAGTCGTCGATAAAGTGCAGCTCAAAATTGAGAAAAGCAAAATATACCGGAATCTGGATATTCTCGATGAGCGGGAGCAGGAAGTGATTCGCGGCCGCTTCGGTCTGGATGGGGGCGGAGAGGAACGGACACAGCGGGAGATCGCCAAGGAGTTGGGCATCTCGCGCAGCTACGTCTCCCGGATAGAGAAGCGGGCGTTAATGAAGCTCTATCATGAATTTTACAAAAATAAAGGTCACTTGTAA
- a CDS encoding DUF2188 domain-containing protein has translation MPWNERNYPPSMKHLLSEVRAKAIEIANALLEDGMEEGRAIAIATAQAKKWHGEHFPDHSGPDHVLHVVPAREDWAVKAEGRKHPLMTAPTKQEAIQYAQQRKASDGADIVIHRQDGTIQSRRTT, from the coding sequence ATGCCATGGAACGAGCGCAACTATCCTCCGTCCATGAAGCATCTGCTGTCTGAGGTGCGGGCCAAGGCGATTGAGATCGCCAACGCTTTATTGGAAGATGGCATGGAAGAAGGACGCGCGATTGCGATTGCGACCGCGCAGGCCAAAAAATGGCATGGAGAGCACTTCCCGGACCATTCCGGGCCGGATCACGTCCTTCATGTCGTCCCGGCCAGAGAAGACTGGGCGGTAAAAGCCGAAGGGCGGAAGCATCCGCTCATGACGGCGCCGACGAAGCAGGAGGCCATTCAATACGCTCAGCAGCGGAAGGCGTCCGATGGAGCCGATATCGTCATTCACAGGCAGGACGGCACCATTCAGAGCCGCCGCACGACATGA
- a CDS encoding carbohydrate-binding family 9-like protein encodes MAMTSEANTEAVYGKATDGLVPRYICRRVPDGEPDWEGAEAAVLADVVTGQAPRYRTQVQACWSERSLYLRFECEDERVVSPYTKRDDPLFEADVVECFIQPGEDAGAYYEFNISPHNIVFDSRIVCEPGKDKLFQPEWDARLLRTTVTYVSEPKRLLVYEAAIAFEDLGQAPQPGDWWRINWFRIDEGEDGQRTFEAWSPTGAVNFHVPERFGRILFEA; translated from the coding sequence ATGGCAATGACATCAGAGGCGAACACAGAAGCAGTATACGGCAAGGCTACGGACGGCCTGGTCCCGCGATACATATGCCGCCGCGTGCCCGACGGCGAGCCGGATTGGGAGGGGGCGGAGGCGGCGGTCCTGGCCGATGTCGTCACCGGGCAAGCTCCGCGCTACCGCACCCAGGTTCAGGCCTGCTGGTCCGAGCGGAGCTTATATCTTCGCTTCGAATGCGAGGATGAGCGCGTTGTCAGCCCGTATACGAAGCGGGATGATCCCTTGTTCGAAGCGGACGTGGTGGAATGCTTTATCCAGCCGGGGGAAGACGCGGGCGCTTACTATGAATTCAACATCAGCCCGCATAATATCGTGTTCGATTCGCGAATCGTATGCGAGCCGGGCAAGGACAAGCTCTTCCAGCCCGAGTGGGATGCGAGACTGCTGCGGACGACGGTAACCTATGTCAGCGAGCCGAAGCGGCTCCTGGTGTATGAGGCGGCGATTGCGTTCGAGGATCTGGGGCAGGCCCCTCAGCCGGGAGACTGGTGGCGCATCAATTGGTTCCGGATCGACGAGGGCGAGGACGGACAGCGGACGTTCGAGGCCTGGTCGCCGACGGGCGCGGTGAATTTCCATGTGCCGGAACGGTTCGGGCGGATTCTGTTCGAAGCTTAG